The following proteins come from a genomic window of Yinghuangia sp. ASG 101:
- a CDS encoding NUDIX domain-containing protein: MDDDAQPADGGTRSRFTDAPEEWPVVGGETPYEGRVAGLRSDLVEMPDGTIARRDYLVHPGSVGVLALDDADRVLVLRQYRHPVRHKLWEIPAGVLDIPGEHPLLAAQRELYEEAHHKADDWRVLVDFYTSPGSSDEAIRLFLARGLSESDGERYAAHAEESDLEVAWAPLDEIVRLVLAGAVHNPTLVTGALALAAARTGAGLDSLRPAEAPWPARPF; the protein is encoded by the coding sequence ATGGACGACGACGCACAGCCCGCCGACGGCGGCACCAGGTCCCGGTTCACCGACGCCCCCGAGGAGTGGCCGGTCGTGGGCGGGGAGACCCCGTACGAAGGCCGCGTCGCCGGGCTGCGCAGCGACCTGGTCGAGATGCCGGACGGCACGATCGCCCGCCGCGACTACCTCGTGCACCCGGGGTCGGTCGGGGTGCTGGCGCTCGACGACGCCGATCGCGTCCTGGTGCTGCGGCAGTACCGGCACCCGGTCCGCCACAAGCTGTGGGAGATCCCGGCGGGGGTGCTGGACATCCCCGGCGAGCACCCCCTCCTGGCCGCGCAGCGCGAACTCTACGAGGAAGCGCACCACAAGGCCGACGACTGGCGCGTGCTCGTCGACTTCTACACCTCGCCGGGCTCCTCCGACGAGGCCATCCGGCTCTTCCTCGCCCGCGGCCTGTCCGAGTCAGACGGCGAGCGCTACGCCGCGCATGCCGAGGAGTCGGACCTCGAGGTCGCGTGGGCACCGCTGGACGAGATCGTCCGCCTCGTCCTCGCCGGTGCCGTCCACAATCCCACCCTGGTCACCGGCGCTCTCGCACTCGCCGCCGCACGCACCGGCGCCGGCCTCGACAGCCTGCGCCCCGCGGAAGCACCCTGGCCCGCCCGGCCGTTCTGA
- a CDS encoding TetR/AcrR family transcriptional regulator, whose amino-acid sequence MATDQRKDTTTRHPRTAAGPRKPSGRPRAFDRDEALATATRLFWENGYEATSIGDLTRAMGIKPPSLYAAFGDKRKLFEEAVEAYGRSPYGVFMGQALAQEPTARDAFARILREAAEIYTDPSHPRGCLTICAATNVTPQNAEVERYLRALRNRNLGVFEARLARAVEEGELPGDADPAALAGWFALVIQGMSQRSRDGADAAELHAAADLALRAVWPRA is encoded by the coding sequence ATGGCGACGGATCAGCGGAAGGACACGACGACACGGCACCCCCGGACAGCGGCCGGCCCGAGGAAGCCCTCGGGCCGTCCCCGGGCCTTCGACCGCGACGAGGCGCTGGCCACGGCGACGCGGTTGTTCTGGGAGAACGGCTACGAGGCGACGTCGATCGGCGATCTCACCCGGGCGATGGGCATCAAACCGCCCAGCCTGTACGCGGCGTTCGGCGACAAGCGCAAGCTCTTCGAGGAGGCCGTCGAGGCCTACGGGCGATCGCCGTACGGGGTGTTCATGGGGCAGGCGCTCGCGCAGGAACCCACCGCGCGGGACGCGTTCGCCCGCATCCTGCGGGAGGCGGCCGAGATCTACACCGACCCCTCGCACCCGCGCGGCTGCCTCACCATCTGCGCGGCCACCAACGTCACCCCGCAGAACGCGGAGGTCGAGCGGTATCTGCGCGCACTGCGGAACCGCAATCTCGGGGTCTTCGAGGCCCGCCTGGCGCGCGCCGTCGAGGAGGGCGAGTTGCCCGGCGACGCGGATCCGGCCGCGCTCGCGGGCTGGTTCGCCCTGGTCATCCAGGGCATGTCGCAACGCAGCCGAGACGGCGCCGACGCCGCCGAACTCCACGCGGCGGCCGACCTCGCACTGCGCGCGGTGTGGCCGCGGGCGTGA
- a CDS encoding SDR family oxidoreductase, translated as MSASTRSVSAPVTAGKLSGKVALVTGGSRGIGRAVAERLARDGAVVAVNYATNETAAREVVAAIRADGGTAFPVRAELGPAGDGGARDLWTAFDSGLAEHVPQAAPGLDILVNNAAVATSSSLYELSPGEFDTVFGVNVKAPFFIVKEGLDRLRDGGRIVNISSGVVRIALPEIMTYSATKGALDVFTRHLAKELGPRGITVNSVVPGIVDTDTNAAWLRTDPEKRAWAAAFSAFDRVGEPDEIADVVAFAASDDARWVTGAVLDATGGSGL; from the coding sequence ATGTCCGCGTCCACACGCTCCGTTTCGGCCCCCGTCACCGCCGGGAAGCTCTCCGGCAAGGTCGCGCTGGTCACCGGCGGCAGCCGCGGCATCGGGCGCGCCGTCGCCGAGCGCCTCGCCCGGGACGGCGCCGTCGTGGCCGTCAACTACGCGACCAACGAGACCGCGGCCCGCGAGGTCGTCGCGGCGATACGCGCCGACGGCGGCACCGCCTTCCCCGTCCGCGCCGAGCTGGGCCCCGCCGGGGACGGCGGCGCCCGGGACCTGTGGACGGCGTTCGACTCCGGCCTCGCCGAGCACGTGCCGCAGGCCGCGCCGGGGCTGGACATCCTCGTCAACAACGCCGCCGTCGCGACGAGTTCGTCGCTGTACGAGCTGTCTCCCGGCGAGTTCGACACCGTCTTCGGCGTCAACGTCAAGGCGCCGTTCTTCATCGTCAAGGAGGGCCTGGACCGGCTGCGGGACGGCGGGCGGATCGTCAACATCTCCAGCGGCGTCGTCCGCATCGCGCTGCCCGAGATCATGACCTACTCGGCCACGAAGGGCGCGCTCGACGTCTTCACGCGCCACCTGGCCAAGGAGCTGGGCCCGCGCGGCATCACCGTCAACTCGGTCGTCCCGGGCATCGTCGACACCGACACCAACGCCGCCTGGCTGCGCACGGATCCGGAGAAGCGCGCGTGGGCGGCGGCGTTCTCCGCCTTCGACCGGGTGGGCGAACCGGACGAGATCGCCGACGTCGTGGCGTTCGCGGCCTCGGACGACGCCCGGTGGGTCACGGGCGCGGTGTTGGACGCGACGGGAGGATCCGGGCTCTAG
- a CDS encoding tetratricopeptide repeat protein: MPPTRVGDDAAVPTVRLGPAQLPPMPTEFVGRADELRTLYGWVTGPGAAVPVHGVAARASLLPPDRVVSISGPPGIGRSSLAVLLAHRLAPHFPDGVLYARLTGARGETVAPAEVLEAFLHALGDREPPGGSDDRSGRFRELLVDRRILVLLEDLTGTAQLRPLLPESPTALVVVTSVGPLTGLGRAAAVRACALDVLDHRAAAQLLGDLAGHTRVACDPRAADELLSLCDYHPAALKLAGAWLRARQRYALADVGRRLRAERLRLHGSCDDTELALRACFTLVHRELVPSAARLLRLLALVPGREFGPDAAAALADCGPDAAARSLAELCELHLLEPGAIPGRYRFHELLRGYVQECLDAEERPGERRSARVRLLDRYVRLARAAEHTIAGRGDDVPADVRFASAAHARAWLREERPELLAAARVAGAAGLDGPTRRLVAVLTRLLDRRAHWRDVRELHELALAAARRHGSGRQEAVALLNLGNLHVARAELEQALSCYRAALEVSRSIADPAGEGRAMVNLGNAYADLGDLQRAADWYDRALLLRRTVGDEEGQARVLSHLGRLHARMGRFEQALRDHRAALGVRRRLDEPAEVGRVLVDIGSCLGDAGRTREALTVYRDALESFRAAGDERLEALALLRTADLSEDSGDPGEAHARRRQALALLSDVPQADAVRRLLGDGSEPAGPPARVD; encoded by the coding sequence GTGCCGCCGACCCGTGTCGGCGACGACGCGGCGGTCCCGACCGTCCGCCTCGGCCCCGCGCAACTGCCGCCCATGCCCACCGAGTTCGTGGGCCGCGCGGACGAACTGCGCACGTTGTACGGGTGGGTCACCGGGCCCGGCGCCGCCGTCCCGGTCCACGGTGTCGCCGCCCGAGCGTCGCTGCTGCCGCCCGACCGGGTCGTGTCGATCTCCGGGCCGCCCGGGATCGGCCGCAGCAGCCTCGCGGTGCTCCTCGCCCACCGGCTCGCCCCGCACTTCCCCGACGGGGTGCTGTACGCCCGCCTGACCGGCGCCCGCGGGGAGACCGTCGCCCCCGCGGAGGTGCTGGAGGCGTTCCTCCACGCACTCGGCGACCGCGAGCCACCGGGCGGGAGCGACGACCGATCGGGGCGCTTCCGGGAGCTGCTGGTCGACCGGCGCATCCTCGTGCTGCTCGAAGACCTCACCGGCACCGCCCAGTTGCGCCCCCTGCTGCCCGAGAGCCCGACCGCGCTGGTCGTCGTGACGTCCGTGGGCCCGCTCACCGGCCTGGGCCGGGCCGCGGCCGTCCGCGCGTGCGCGCTCGACGTCCTCGACCACCGGGCCGCGGCCCAGCTGCTCGGCGACCTCGCGGGGCACACCCGCGTCGCCTGCGACCCGCGCGCCGCCGACGAGCTGCTGTCCCTGTGCGACTACCACCCCGCCGCGCTCAAACTGGCCGGCGCGTGGCTGCGGGCCCGGCAGCGCTACGCCCTCGCCGACGTCGGCCGGCGGCTGCGCGCCGAGCGGCTGCGGCTGCACGGTTCGTGCGACGACACCGAACTCGCGTTGCGGGCCTGCTTCACCCTCGTCCACCGCGAGCTGGTCCCGTCCGCCGCGCGCCTGCTGCGCCTGCTCGCGCTGGTGCCCGGGCGCGAGTTCGGGCCGGACGCCGCGGCGGCGCTGGCCGACTGCGGCCCCGACGCCGCCGCGCGGTCGCTCGCGGAACTGTGCGAGCTTCACCTGCTGGAGCCGGGCGCGATACCCGGCCGCTACCGCTTCCACGAACTGCTGCGCGGCTATGTGCAGGAGTGCCTGGACGCCGAGGAGCGCCCGGGGGAGCGCCGGTCCGCCCGGGTGCGGCTGCTGGACCGCTACGTGCGCCTGGCCCGGGCCGCCGAGCACACCATCGCCGGGCGCGGCGACGACGTCCCGGCCGACGTGCGCTTCGCATCGGCCGCCCACGCGCGCGCGTGGCTGCGCGAGGAACGCCCCGAACTGCTGGCCGCCGCCCGGGTCGCGGGGGCGGCCGGTCTGGACGGCCCCACGCGGCGCCTGGTGGCCGTCCTGACCCGTCTGCTCGACCGGCGCGCGCACTGGCGCGACGTCCGCGAGCTGCACGAACTGGCGCTGGCGGCGGCGCGGCGCCACGGATCGGGCCGTCAGGAGGCGGTCGCGCTGCTCAACTTGGGCAACCTGCACGTGGCCCGTGCGGAGCTCGAACAGGCGCTGTCCTGCTACCGGGCGGCCCTCGAGGTGTCGCGGTCGATCGCCGACCCCGCCGGTGAGGGCCGCGCGATGGTCAACCTGGGCAACGCGTACGCCGACCTCGGCGACCTGCAGCGCGCCGCCGACTGGTACGACCGCGCGCTGCTGCTGCGCCGCACGGTCGGCGACGAGGAGGGCCAGGCGCGCGTGCTCTCCCACCTCGGGCGCCTGCACGCGCGCATGGGCCGCTTCGAGCAGGCGCTGCGCGACCACCGCGCCGCCCTCGGGGTGCGCCGCAGGCTCGACGAACCCGCCGAGGTGGGCCGGGTCCTCGTCGACATCGGCTCGTGCCTCGGCGACGCCGGCCGCACCCGCGAGGCGCTGACCGTCTACCGCGATGCCCTGGAGTCGTTCCGGGCGGCCGGCGACGAGCGGCTCGAGGCGCTCGCGCTGCTGCGGACCGCGGATCTCTCGGAGGACTCCGGCGATCCGGGCGAGGCGCACGCCCGCCGCCGCCAGGCCCTGGCGCTGCTGTCGGACGTCCCGCAGGCCGACGCCGTGCGGCGACTCCTCGGCGACGGCTCCGAGCCCGCCGGGCCACCCGCGCGGGTGGACTGA
- the ald gene encoding alanine dehydrogenase, whose translation MKVAIPSEVKNHEYRVAITPAGVHELVRHGHEVFVQHDAGLGSSIPDEEYTAAGATILKTADEVWDAGELVLKVKEPVAEEYGRLRAGRTLFTYLHLAASRACTDALLAAGTTAIAYETVQLPGGRLPLLAPMSEVAGRLAPQVGAYHLMRQGGGRGTLMGGVPGVYAARVVVLGAGVSGRNAAAIALGMHADVLLLDRDTEALRRADDLHQGRLRTLTSNAYEIERVLPEADLVIGAVLVPGAKAPKLVSNDLVARMKPGSVLVDIAIDQGGCFADSRPTTHADPVFTVHDSVFYCVANMPGAVPRTSTFALTNATLPYILDIANKGWRRACRDDAALALGLTTYDGAVVNAAVAQAHGLDRVDVSLLSG comes from the coding sequence GTGAAGGTCGCCATCCCCAGCGAGGTCAAGAATCACGAGTACCGGGTGGCGATCACCCCGGCCGGCGTGCACGAATTGGTGCGCCACGGCCACGAGGTCTTCGTGCAGCACGACGCCGGGCTCGGCTCGTCGATCCCCGACGAGGAGTACACGGCGGCGGGTGCGACGATCCTGAAGACCGCCGACGAGGTGTGGGACGCCGGCGAGCTGGTCCTCAAGGTCAAGGAGCCCGTCGCCGAGGAGTACGGGCGGCTGCGGGCGGGCCGGACGCTGTTCACGTACCTGCACCTCGCGGCGTCGCGCGCGTGCACCGACGCGCTGCTGGCCGCCGGCACCACCGCGATCGCGTACGAGACCGTCCAACTGCCCGGCGGCCGGCTCCCGTTGCTGGCCCCGATGTCGGAGGTCGCGGGCCGTCTCGCGCCACAGGTCGGGGCGTACCACCTGATGCGGCAGGGCGGCGGGCGCGGCACGCTCATGGGCGGGGTGCCGGGGGTATACGCCGCCAGGGTCGTCGTGCTGGGGGCGGGCGTCTCGGGCCGCAACGCGGCGGCGATCGCGCTCGGCATGCACGCCGACGTGCTGCTGCTCGACCGCGACACCGAGGCGCTGCGGCGGGCCGACGACCTCCACCAGGGGAGGCTGCGCACGCTCACCTCCAACGCCTACGAGATCGAACGCGTGCTGCCGGAGGCTGACTTGGTGATCGGCGCGGTACTGGTGCCGGGCGCGAAGGCGCCCAAGCTGGTCTCGAACGACCTGGTCGCGCGGATGAAGCCGGGCTCGGTCCTCGTCGACATCGCGATCGACCAGGGCGGCTGCTTCGCCGACTCGCGGCCCACCACGCACGCCGACCCGGTGTTCACGGTGCACGACTCGGTGTTCTACTGCGTCGCCAACATGCCGGGGGCGGTTCCGCGGACCTCCACGTTCGCGCTGACGAACGCGACGCTGCCGTACATCCTCGACATCGCGAACAAGGGCTGGCGGCGCGCGTGCCGGGACGACGCGGCTCTCGCACTCGGGCTCACGACGTACGACGGGGCGGTCGTCAACGCCGCGGTGGCGCAGGCGCACGGGCTCGACCGCGTGGACGTGTCCCTGCTGTCGGGCTGA